In Thermococcus stetteri, a genomic segment contains:
- a CDS encoding biotin transporter BioY, which produces MKAREVAYAGIFTAFVAVSAQISVSIGPVPLTFQVFAVLLTGLLLGSRLGFLTVLTYDIAGAVSLPVFAGFTGGIAHIYGPTGGYILAFPLAALVTGLAKGKGRKAKLVASGVAIALIYVLGWLCLGLYFGGNFEKAFELGVAPFVIPDIIKALIAVEISEAVERRLEP; this is translated from the coding sequence ATGAAGGCACGCGAGGTGGCGTACGCTGGAATCTTTACGGCGTTCGTAGCGGTGAGCGCCCAGATAAGCGTGAGCATCGGTCCAGTTCCGCTCACGTTTCAGGTCTTTGCCGTTCTCCTGACGGGCCTTCTTCTCGGCTCCAGGCTCGGGTTTCTAACCGTTCTTACATACGATATAGCTGGAGCAGTGAGCCTTCCAGTCTTCGCGGGCTTCACCGGAGGGATAGCGCACATCTACGGCCCGACCGGAGGTTACATCCTGGCCTTTCCTCTGGCGGCTCTTGTAACTGGACTGGCGAAGGGAAAGGGCAGAAAGGCAAAGCTGGTTGCCTCTGGAGTGGCCATAGCCTTGATCTACGTCCTCGGCTGGCTCTGTCTGGGCCTATACTTTGGAGGCAACTTTGAAAAGGCGTTTGAGCTCGGCGTCGCTCCCTTCGTGATTCCAGACATCATCAAGGCCCTTATCGCGGTGGAGATATCGGAAGCTGTGGAGAGAAGGCTTGAGCCCTAA
- the mobA gene encoding molybdenum cofactor guanylyltransferase, which translates to MKAIILAFPEKPWENYTMPIRDEPVVKLTEMRLRMSKRIDEVLTVVRKDKLRTYSLHVSNPVPVSARNKMEALLKAMPDEPFFLAEGNMPLIQPFLVNYLIGLYLEDEPEAVIPVWKDGTAEVTHAVYEPDALSEAIRAAFSEGHKTLSSITEFLDFEPVSVEELIKRNPKVSLSFFKVKSSLDKAFAEENLEE; encoded by the coding sequence ATGAAGGCCATTATCTTAGCGTTTCCAGAAAAGCCCTGGGAAAACTACACGATGCCCATAAGGGACGAGCCGGTTGTAAAGCTCACCGAGATGAGGCTTAGAATGAGCAAGAGGATTGACGAGGTTCTGACAGTAGTCAGAAAGGACAAGCTCAGGACTTACTCGCTCCACGTCTCCAATCCCGTCCCGGTTTCGGCCAGGAATAAAATGGAAGCCCTCCTCAAGGCCATGCCTGACGAGCCTTTCTTCCTCGCCGAGGGCAACATGCCGCTGATACAACCCTTCCTCGTGAATTACCTCATTGGCCTCTACCTTGAAGACGAGCCTGAAGCCGTTATACCCGTTTGGAAGGACGGAACTGCAGAGGTTACGCATGCCGTCTATGAGCCAGACGCACTTAGCGAGGCCATAAGAGCCGCATTCAGCGAGGGGCACAAAACGCTTAGTTCCATCACCGAGTTCCTTGACTTTGAACCAGTATCTGTTGAAGAGCTGATAAAAAGGAATCCGAAGGTCTCCCTCAGCTTCTTCAAGGTGAAGAGCTCACTCGATAAAGCCTTTGCAGAGGAGAACCTTGAAGAGTGA
- a CDS encoding DUF1931 family protein, which produces MAEMIIPYPQLQKILERTCELAVIKPRAEEMMDIVEKKLADLFEIAYENAIAEGSDTIKLRHLPLTKGFKNSMNLFRAVIEDEKVEIEPIRKFVLARIPADMPLEEDVVNELPVIAGTLFVLVGRVIKALHPEIRNVYPEHIEEAQKVLDYTL; this is translated from the coding sequence ATGGCGGAGATGATAATACCCTACCCACAGCTCCAGAAGATCCTTGAGAGAACCTGCGAGCTCGCGGTTATCAAGCCGAGGGCTGAGGAGATGATGGACATCGTCGAGAAGAAGCTCGCGGACCTCTTTGAGATCGCCTACGAGAACGCGATAGCCGAGGGAAGCGACACAATAAAGCTTAGGCACCTGCCGCTCACCAAGGGCTTCAAGAACAGTATGAACCTCTTTAGAGCTGTCATCGAGGACGAGAAGGTCGAGATAGAGCCGATAAGGAAGTTCGTGCTCGCCCGCATACCAGCAGACATGCCCCTTGAGGAGGACGTCGTGAACGAGCTCCCCGTTATAGCCGGAACCCTCTTCGTGCTGGTAGGGAGGGTCATAAAGGCCCTCCATCCGGAGATAAGGAACGTCTACCCGGAGCACATCGAAGAGGCTCAGAAGGTGCTGGATTACACGCTTTGA
- a CDS encoding metallopeptidase TldD-related protein: MIVEPWAISMLLSFALFPAFKGERLIKETTPLANKIGESVASELLTIYDDPFHELSLNPVIADDEGVPTRKNVLIENGKFEGFIWDNYWAKIYGTESMGNGVRSLATGGISIGMHNTVIENGKKSLEDMISEIEHGYLINGFQGAHSSNPDNGNFAVVANPAFIIENGEVKGSTVFMMSGNIYDLLNRVYEISKEQKVIPFMGTVVSPSIAFENVRIAGK; the protein is encoded by the coding sequence GTGATTGTTGAGCCGTGGGCAATCTCAATGCTCCTGAGCTTTGCGCTCTTTCCGGCATTCAAGGGTGAACGCCTAATCAAAGAGACAACGCCCCTAGCCAACAAAATCGGTGAAAGCGTGGCGAGTGAACTTTTAACAATTTACGATGATCCATTCCATGAGCTCAGCTTAAACCCTGTTATAGCTGATGATGAAGGTGTTCCAACGAGGAAAAATGTGCTAATTGAGAATGGAAAGTTCGAAGGGTTCATATGGGACAATTATTGGGCTAAGATTTACGGAACTGAAAGCATGGGCAATGGCGTTAGGAGCTTAGCCACGGGGGGAATAAGCATAGGCATGCACAACACGGTTATCGAGAACGGTAAGAAGAGCTTGGAGGACATGATAAGCGAGATAGAGCACGGCTACCTCATTAATGGATTCCAAGGGGCACACTCAAGCAATCCAGACAACGGGAACTTTGCCGTCGTTGCGAATCCAGCGTTCATAATAGAGAACGGCGAAGTTAAAGGCTCAACAGTCTTCATGATGAGCGGCAACATCTACGACCTCCTGAACCGGGTATACGAAATAAGCAAAGAGCAGAAGGTGATTCCATTCATGGGCACAGTGGTATCTCCATCCATAGCCTTTGAGAATGTGAGGATTGCGGGGAAGTAA
- a CDS encoding polysaccharide deacetylase family protein — translation MAVLKPLDKYHVNLTFYYPLSGQSKRYILNENPRFLRLLSKGVFTVLGGYHDWNLHYFVNGSKVYTTKIPIECGYEDYGKFSLELKENGVGCTLTSMNSVAGYFDERSVKSVSLNPPHCVDFSKEQNLTTAAKGGVFESCLVLAVEGNESYLGFYNI, via the coding sequence TTGGCAGTTCTCAAGCCCCTCGACAAATACCATGTGAATCTGACCTTTTACTATCCATTATCAGGACAATCCAAGCGTTACATCCTAAATGAAAACCCGAGATTCCTTAGGCTTCTCTCTAAGGGAGTCTTCACGGTTCTAGGTGGCTATCATGATTGGAACCTCCACTACTTCGTCAATGGAAGCAAAGTGTATACGACCAAGATTCCTATAGAATGCGGTTACGAGGATTATGGTAAATTCTCCCTCGAACTTAAGGAGAATGGAGTAGGCTGCACGCTCACGAGCATGAACAGTGTCGCGGGTTACTTTGATGAGAGGAGTGTTAAATCCGTTAGTCTTAATCCACCCCACTGTGTGGACTTTTCAAAGGAGCAGAACTTAACCACTGCAGCTAAGGGTGGTGTTTTTGAGAGTTGCCTCGTTTTAGCGGTGGAGGGGAATGAGAGCTACCTCGGTTTTTACAATATATAG
- a CDS encoding ATP-binding cassette domain-containing protein, whose translation MQEVLSIAQLELPLDEKIGPGYREISLGERQRISLARALLRKPDVLILDEALSGVDPTMEAKIINGIKARGITLIIISHRPSTIRSLNRTVFLENGIIKEERAVRSAAKITK comes from the coding sequence ATCCAAGAGGTACTAAGTATAGCACAGTTGGAACTACCACTAGATGAAAAGATTGGACCTGGGTATAGAGAGATCTCACTTGGGGAAAGGCAGAGAATATCCCTTGCTAGGGCACTGCTCCGCAAACCAGACGTTTTAATTTTAGATGAAGCGTTGTCTGGAGTTGATCCAACTATGGAAGCGAAGATAATCAACGGAATAAAAGCCAGAGGCATAACGCTAATCATAATTTCTCACCGACCTTCAACAATCAGATCATTAAATAGAACCGTTTTCCTCGAGAATGGCATTATAAAGGAGGAAAGAGCTGTGAGATCAGCAGCTAAAATAACAAAATAA
- a CDS encoding heavy metal translocating P-type ATPase, producing MEDFKKRFIVSAILTIPILLLSPLIQKFLGFTFTFTGDRYVLFALSSVVYFYGGKPFLTGMRDEFKKKTPGMMTLIALAITVAFFYSAAVTFGLPGKTFYWELATLIDIMLLGHYIEMRSVLGASRALEELIKLMPTDTHLITPEGIKDVPVSELKKGDVVLVKPGEKIPSDGIIIEGETSVNEAMLTGESKPVYKKPGDTVIGGSINLEGSIKVRIEKTGKETYLMQVVELVKQAQETRSRTQDLANRAAFYLTLIAITAGTITLGSWLYLGKPFVFALERMVTVMVITCPHALGLAVPLVVSVSTSISAKKGILIRNREAFERAKDVQVVVFDKTGTLTEGKFEVTDIIPLDELSEEEILRYAAALEAHSSHPIARGIVEKAEELGLEVYEVRESKVLPGKGVQGVINGKEVFVVSPGFLKENNLWREDERVNKVLDQGKTVVFLIISGKLIGALALADKIRPESREAVKNLHEMGIKAYMLTGDNAKVAKWVAEELGLDGYFAEVLPHQKSEKVKELQEKGFIVSMVGDGINDAPALIQADVGIAIGAGTDVAIESADIILVKNDPRDVITAIHLARATYGKMVQNLAWATGYNTFAIPLAAGTLYNYGILLSPAVGALLMSLSTVIVAINAKFLKV from the coding sequence ATGGAGGACTTTAAGAAGAGATTTATAGTTTCTGCCATACTTACGATTCCGATACTGCTATTATCTCCACTAATTCAAAAGTTCCTTGGTTTTACATTCACGTTCACGGGCGATAGATACGTTCTCTTTGCGCTATCGTCAGTGGTTTACTTCTATGGCGGAAAACCATTCCTAACGGGAATGAGAGATGAATTTAAGAAGAAAACCCCCGGAATGATGACGCTAATAGCTTTGGCAATCACGGTTGCCTTTTTCTACAGCGCTGCAGTAACCTTTGGGCTGCCCGGAAAGACCTTCTACTGGGAGCTTGCGACGCTTATCGACATCATGCTTTTGGGGCACTACATAGAGATGCGCTCTGTTCTCGGTGCTTCGAGGGCTTTAGAGGAGCTAATAAAGCTCATGCCAACTGATACTCACCTAATAACCCCAGAAGGAATAAAAGACGTTCCAGTGAGCGAGCTCAAGAAGGGAGACGTGGTTTTAGTCAAGCCCGGCGAGAAGATACCCTCTGATGGCATCATAATTGAGGGTGAGACGAGCGTAAACGAGGCAATGCTCACCGGTGAGTCAAAGCCTGTCTATAAAAAGCCTGGTGATACCGTTATTGGAGGCTCAATAAACTTAGAGGGCTCGATTAAAGTAAGGATTGAGAAGACTGGAAAAGAGACCTACTTGATGCAGGTAGTTGAGCTTGTAAAGCAGGCCCAAGAGACGAGGTCGAGGACTCAAGATTTAGCGAACAGGGCCGCTTTCTACCTCACGCTAATAGCAATAACCGCGGGAACTATAACGCTCGGGAGTTGGCTCTACCTCGGGAAGCCCTTTGTATTTGCCCTTGAGAGGATGGTTACAGTGATGGTCATAACCTGCCCGCACGCGCTCGGCCTGGCAGTTCCGCTGGTGGTGTCGGTGTCAACATCAATCTCGGCGAAAAAGGGTATCCTCATCAGGAACAGGGAAGCCTTTGAGAGGGCAAAGGATGTACAGGTCGTCGTCTTTGATAAGACAGGAACACTGACGGAAGGGAAGTTCGAGGTAACTGATATAATCCCACTTGACGAGCTGAGCGAGGAGGAGATACTTAGGTACGCGGCCGCACTTGAGGCACACTCAAGCCACCCGATAGCTCGAGGCATAGTTGAGAAGGCGGAGGAGCTCGGCCTTGAGGTTTACGAGGTTAGAGAATCAAAGGTTCTACCGGGCAAAGGTGTCCAAGGCGTCATCAACGGAAAAGAAGTTTTTGTGGTCAGTCCAGGATTCCTCAAAGAGAACAACCTGTGGAGGGAGGACGAGCGCGTCAACAAGGTGCTAGATCAGGGTAAGACCGTGGTGTTCTTAATCATCAGTGGAAAGCTGATTGGTGCCTTGGCTTTAGCTGATAAGATAAGGCCAGAGTCAAGGGAAGCGGTAAAGAATCTCCACGAGATGGGAATTAAAGCTTACATGCTCACAGGAGACAACGCTAAAGTTGCAAAGTGGGTTGCTGAGGAGCTTGGCTTAGATGGCTACTTTGCAGAGGTCTTGCCTCATCAGAAGTCGGAGAAAGTTAAAGAGCTTCAAGAAAAAGGCTTTATCGTCTCAATGGTTGGGGACGGAATAAACGATGCCCCAGCACTAATCCAGGCGGACGTTGGAATAGCGATCGGAGCTGGAACCGATGTGGCAATAGAGAGTGCTGACATAATCTTGGTTAAAAACGATCCAAGAGACGTTATAACAGCGATACACCTTGCAAGGGCAACCTATGGAAAGATGGTGCAGAACTTAGCATGGGCAACAGGATACAACACATTTGCAATTCCTTTGGCAGCAGGAACGCTTTACAACTATGGAATACTGTTAAGTCCAGCTGTAGGTGCTTTACTGATGAGCTTGAGCACGGTGATAGTCGCGATAAACGCGAAGTTTTTGAAGGTTTGA
- a CDS encoding methyltransferase domain-containing protein, whose translation MAELVGEEGKVYGIDISSGMLEVSKRRFEKAGLLDRVELYCGDASKLPYEDNKFDAVFMSFTLELFDTPEIPKVLNEIKRVQKPGGRLGVVSMSKEGRNVLLRLYEWLHEKFPNILTVDLSMLSNQ comes from the coding sequence ATGGCTGAGTTAGTAGGTGAAGAGGGAAAAGTTTACGGTATTGACATTTCTTCTGGGATGCTGGAAGTTAGTAAAAGGAGATTTGAAAAAGCCGGGCTTTTAGATAGAGTCGAGCTGTACTGTGGAGATGCCTCAAAATTGCCCTATGAGGATAACAAGTTTGATGCTGTTTTCATGAGCTTCACCCTGGAGCTCTTTGACACACCGGAGATTCCGAAAGTTCTTAATGAGATTAAAAGGGTTCAAAAACCTGGTGGGAGGCTTGGAGTTGTCAGCATGTCAAAAGAAGGTAGGAATGTTTTGCTGAGGCTTTATGAGTGGCTCCACGAAAAGTTTCCCAATATATTGACTGTAGACCTATCTATGTTGAGCAATCAATAA